The Polaribacter sp. Q13 sequence GGAACCGGGTGATTTTTCTGTTCGTGGAGGAATTATAGATGTTTTTTCTTTTTCTAATGATGAACCCTACAGAGTTGAATTTTTTGGTGATGAAATAGATAGTATTCGTTCTTTTGATGTAGAAACACAATTATCTAATGAGAAACTGAAAAAGGTTTCTATTATGCCAAATGTAGAAAACAAAACGTTACAAGAAAACAGAGAGAGTTTTTTGAAATACATTTCGCCTAAAACAGTAATTTTTGCAAAAAACATCGATTTAATTACCGGAAATCTAGATAAGTTTTATCAAAAAGCTGAAGAAGCTTTCCTAGATTTATCCAAAGAAATAAAACACGCAAAGCCCGCAGAGTTATTTTGTGATGGAAACTTTATCAAAAATCAAATACAAGATTTTTCACTGATAGAAATGTCTCCTCGAACACAAACGAAAGATCTTTCAGAAATTAAGTTTAACACCATAGCACAACCTTCTTTTAATAAACAATTCGATTTATTAATAGAAAATTTAGAAGAATATCATAAGGCAGAATTTACCAATTACATTTTTTGTGCAAACGACCAACAAGCAAAGCGTTTTCACGATATTTTTGATGATGCGGAACAAGAGGTTCATTATGAAACGGTTGTTTTTCCTTTATATCAAGGTTTTGTAGATGTTGAAAACAGATTGGTTTGCTATACAGATCACGAAATTTTTGAGCGTTACCATAAATTCCGATTAAAAAACGGATACGCAAAAAAACAAGCAATTACCCTTCAGGATTTAAACAAGCTTGAAATTGGAGATTATGTAACTCACATGGATCACGGAATTGGAAAATTTGGTGGTTTACAAAAAATCGACGTTCAAGGTAAAAAGCAAGAAGCTATTAAATTAGTGTACGGAGAAAGAGATATTTTATACGTAAGTATTCACTCGCTTCATAAAATATCTAAATTCAACGGAAAAGATGGTAAAGCACCTAAAATTTACAAACTAGGTTCTGGTGCTTGGAAAAAAATCAAACAAAAAACCAAAGCCAGAGTTAAACATATTGCCTTTAATTTAATTCAATTATACGCGAAAAGAAAGCTGCAAAAAGGATTTGCTTTTGGCCCAGATACACACATTCAGCATGAGCTAGAAGGTAGTTTTATGTATGAAGATACGCCAGATCAATTTACATCTACCCAAGATGTGAAAAATGATATGGAAAAAGAACAACCCATGGACAGATTAGTCTGTGGTGATGTTGGTTTTGGTAAGACAGAGGTTGCAGTAAGAGCTGCTTTTAAAGCGGTAGATAACGGTAAACAAGTGGCAATTTTAGTACCAACTACCATACTTGCATTTCAACATTATCAAACATTTACAGAGCGTTTAAAAGATTTTCCTGTAAGAATTGATTATCTAAATCGTTTTAGAACGGCAAAACAAAAAACAGAAGCCATAAACGGAGTAAATGACGGTTCTGTAGATATTATTATTGGTACACATCAACTAACAAACAAACGATTACAATTTAAGGACCTAGGTCTCTTAATTATAGACGAAGAGCAAAAATTTGGTGTTGCTGTAAAAGACAAATTGAAGACTTTAAAAGAAAATGTAGATACTTTAACCCTAACTGCAACGCCAATTCCTAGAACGTTACAATTTAGTTTAATGGCGGCAAGAGATTTATCTGTCATAAAAACACCACCGCCAAACAGACATCCTATAGAAAGTAATGTCATTCGTTTTTCGGAAGAAATCATTCGAGATGCAATTGCTTACGAAGTTTCTCGTGGAGGACAAGTTTTCTTTATTCATAACAGAATAGAAAACATAAAAGAAGTTGCTGGTTTATTACAAAGATTGGTTCCGTCGGCAAAAATTGGAATTGGTCACGGACAAATGGAAGGTAAAAAACTAGAGGGATTAATGCTTGGTTTTATGGCTGGAGATTTTGATGTTTTGGTTTCTACAACTATTATTGAAAGTGGATTAGATGTACCAAATGCAAATACTATTTTCATTAATAACGCCAACAATTTTGGATTGTCAGATTTACACCAAATGCGTGGTAGAGTTGGTCGTTCTAACAAAAAAGCATTCTGTTATTTTATCACTCCTCCGTATCACATGATGACCGATGATGCCAGAAAACGTATAGAAGCGTTGGTTTTATTTTCTGATTTAGGAAGCGGAATTAACATTGCCATGAAAGATTTAGAAATTCGTGGAGCAGGAGATTTATTAGGTGGCGAGCAAAGTGGTTTTATCAATGATATTGGGTTTGATACC is a genomic window containing:
- the mfd gene encoding transcription-repair coupling factor; translation: MSKQNIVNQYQNAANVSQIINQLQQDKNHFQISNLVGSSLSFVISETFKKADKPYLLIFNDKEEAAYYLNDLEQLLGEKNVLFYPGSYRRPYQIEETDNANVLLRSEVLNRINSRKKPAVIVTYPTALFEKVVTKKELEKNTLKVAVGESLSLDFVNEVLFEYKFKRVDFVTEPGDFSVRGGIIDVFSFSNDEPYRVEFFGDEIDSIRSFDVETQLSNEKLKKVSIMPNVENKTLQENRESFLKYISPKTVIFAKNIDLITGNLDKFYQKAEEAFLDLSKEIKHAKPAELFCDGNFIKNQIQDFSLIEMSPRTQTKDLSEIKFNTIAQPSFNKQFDLLIENLEEYHKAEFTNYIFCANDQQAKRFHDIFDDAEQEVHYETVVFPLYQGFVDVENRLVCYTDHEIFERYHKFRLKNGYAKKQAITLQDLNKLEIGDYVTHMDHGIGKFGGLQKIDVQGKKQEAIKLVYGERDILYVSIHSLHKISKFNGKDGKAPKIYKLGSGAWKKIKQKTKARVKHIAFNLIQLYAKRKLQKGFAFGPDTHIQHELEGSFMYEDTPDQFTSTQDVKNDMEKEQPMDRLVCGDVGFGKTEVAVRAAFKAVDNGKQVAILVPTTILAFQHYQTFTERLKDFPVRIDYLNRFRTAKQKTEAINGVNDGSVDIIIGTHQLTNKRLQFKDLGLLIIDEEQKFGVAVKDKLKTLKENVDTLTLTATPIPRTLQFSLMAARDLSVIKTPPPNRHPIESNVIRFSEEIIRDAIAYEVSRGGQVFFIHNRIENIKEVAGLLQRLVPSAKIGIGHGQMEGKKLEGLMLGFMAGDFDVLVSTTIIESGLDVPNANTIFINNANNFGLSDLHQMRGRVGRSNKKAFCYFITPPYHMMTDDARKRIEALVLFSDLGSGINIAMKDLEIRGAGDLLGGEQSGFINDIGFDTYQKILQEAIEELKENEFKELYPSDNSKPKEFVKEVQIDTDFEILFPDDYINSITERLALYNKLGVLKTEEELQVFETEIIDRFGEFPTQVEDLLDSVRIKWLAKELGLEKVILKQKRMMGYFVSNQQSEFYHTDAFTRMLKYVQLNPKSCVMKEKESKNGLRLLITFIRIDSVKTALSILQKV